A window of Adhaeribacter arboris genomic DNA:
ACGGTAACTTAAACGTTTATAAGAAAAAAGGGAAAGTTAGCGAACTCGAAAACTTCATCTCTGATAAAAATACCCATAGCCATATTGGGATGGGCCATACCCGTTGGGCTACTCACGGAGAACCTAATGATGTTAATGCGCACCCCCATTATTCTAGTTCTAAAAAAATTGCTATCATCCATAATGGCATTATTGAGAATTATGGATCATTAAAACAACATTTAATAAATAAAGGATATGAGTTCCACAGCGATACTGATTCTGAAGTATTTATTAACTTAATTGAAGATATTCGCGAAAACAGTAATATTTCGCTAGCAGAAGCAGTTAGGTTAGCTCTGCACGAAGTAGTAGGCGCTTACGCTATTGTTGTTATATCTCATGATTCTCCTAATCAATTAATTGCAGCTCGCAAAGGTAGTCCACTGGTAATTGGCGTAGGTAAAGATGAATTCTTTCTGGCCTCAGATGCTACTCCTATTATTGAGTACACCAATGAAGTAGTATACTTGAACGATTATGAATTAGCTGTTATCCGGGATGGCAAGCTGGATATTCGTACGCGCGAAGATGTGTCGCAAACTCCTTACATTCAAAAACTGGAGCTCGAACTCGAATCTATTGAAAAGGGGGGTTATCCGCATTTTATGCTGAAAGAAATTTTTGAGCAACCACGCTCTATTTTAGATAGCATGCGCGGTAGATTAGTAGCCGAAAACAGTCATTTAGTGATGGCTAGTGTTATTGAATTTGAAAACAAATTTAAGAATGCGGATCGGATACTTATTGTAGCTTGTGGTACTTCGTGGCATGCTGGTTTAGTAGCTGAGTATTTAATTGAAGAATTTGCCCGTGTTCCCGTTGAAGTAGAATATGCTTCGGAGTTTCGGTACCGGAACCCGATTATTAAAGAAGGTGATATAGTAATAGCTATTTCCCAATCTGG
This region includes:
- the glmS gene encoding glutamine--fructose-6-phosphate transaminase (isomerizing), translating into MCGIVAYVGYREACPIIIKGLKRLEYRGYDSAGIALLNGNLNVYKKKGKVSELENFISDKNTHSHIGMGHTRWATHGEPNDVNAHPHYSSSKKIAIIHNGIIENYGSLKQHLINKGYEFHSDTDSEVFINLIEDIRENSNISLAEAVRLALHEVVGAYAIVVISHDSPNQLIAARKGSPLVIGVGKDEFFLASDATPIIEYTNEVVYLNDYELAVIRDGKLDIRTREDVSQTPYIQKLELELESIEKGGYPHFMLKEIFEQPRSILDSMRGRLVAENSHLVMASVIEFENKFKNADRILIVACGTSWHAGLVAEYLIEEFARVPVEVEYASEFRYRNPIIKEGDIVIAISQSGETADTLAAIELAKSKGAMIFGVCNVVGSSIARATDAGAYTHAGPEIGVASTKAFTAQVTVLTLLAMMIAEKRGTIETSTLRQLMLEMEQIPTKVEKALQLDTEIKVISEIFKDAANFLYLGRGFNFPVALEGALKLKEISYIHAEGYPAAEMKHGPIALIDANMPVVVIATKDSSYEKIVSNIQEVKARKGRIIAIVTEGDAVIPDMAEFVIEVPDTHEALTPLLSVIPLQLLSYHIAVMRGCNVDQPRNLAKSVTVE